A genome region from Equus caballus isolate H_3958 breed thoroughbred chromosome 19, TB-T2T, whole genome shotgun sequence includes the following:
- the TTC14 gene encoding tetratricopeptide repeat protein 14, which yields MDRDLLRQSLNYHGPSLLSLLRSEQQDNPHFRSLLGSGAEPARGPPPQQQLQGRKEKRVDNTEIQKFISKKADLLFALSWKSDAPATSEVNEDNEDHYAIMPPLEQFMEIPSMDRRELFFRDIERGDIVIGRISSIREFGFFMVLICLGSGIMRDISHLEITALCPLRDVPSHSNHGDPLSYYQTGDIIRAGIKDIDRYHEKLAVSLYSSSLPPHLSGIKLGVISSEELPLYYRRSVELNSNSLESYENIMESSLGFVNPGVVEFLLGKLGIDESNPPSLMRGLQSKNFSEDDFASALRKKQSASWALKCVKIGVDYFKVGRHVDAMNEYNKALEIDKQNVEALVARGALYATKGSLNKAIEDFELALENCPTHRNARKYLCQTLVERGGQLEEEEKFLNAESYYKKALALDETFKDAEDALQKLHKYMQKSLELREKQAEKEEKQKTKKIETSAEKLRKLLKEEKRLKKKRRKSTSSSSSVSSADESVSSSSSSSSSGHKRHKKRKRNRSESSRSSKRHSAKASSNQIDQNRKDEYFPVPTNTSASFLNQKQEVEKLLEKQDRLPYQKKQVKEKDRCPLSSSSVEIPDDFGGRSEDPRDFYDSCKTQAGSSKTEKPYKSERHFSSRRDSSDSFCRNSEDKVKIYGYRRFEKDIEGRKEHSRRWEPGSLRYSTSPASSDYSWKSVEKYKKYAYSGSRDFSRHEQRHQLNKNQGEYEREDNYEEDIKKEVPEEDGLNIKEQSESGVKKNLPQNLVNIFNQIAAFEKEKGNKPKN from the exons aaaagagaagagagttgACAACACTGAAATACAAAAATTCATTTCCAAAAAAGCGGATCTGCTTTTTGCACTTTCCTGGAAATCAGATGCTCCCGCAACTTCTGAAGTTAATGAAGACAATGAAG atcATTATGCAATCATGCCACCTTTGGAGCAGTTCATGGAGATACCTAGTATGGACCGGAGAGAGTTGTTTTTTCGAGATATTGAGCGTGGTGATATAGTGATTGGACGAATTAGTTCCATTCGGGAGTTTGGGTTTTTCATGGTGTTGATATGTTTAGGCAGTGGCATCATGAGAGACATATCCCACTTAGAAATCACA GCTCTTTGTCCATTAAGAGATGTGCCTTCTCACAGTAACCACGGAGATCCTTTGTCATATTACCAAACTGGTGACATCATTCGAG ctggAATCAAGGATATTGACAGATATCATGAAAAGCTTGCAGTATCTCTTTATAGCTCATCTCTTCCACCACACCTATCTGGTATTAAATTAGGTGTAATTAGTTCTGAAGAGCTTCCTTTGTACTACAG gaggagTGTTGAACTAAATAGCAATTCTTTGGAATCCTATGAAAATATCATGGAGAGTTCTTTGGGATTTGTTAATCCAGGAGTAGTTGAATTCCTTCTaggaaaactaggaatagatgaATCTAATCCACCATCTTTAATGAGAGGCctacaaag caAAAATTTCTCTGAAGACGATTTTGCTTCTGCGTTAAGAAAGAAACAGTCTGCATCTTGGGCTTTAAAATG TGTGAAGATTGGAGTTGATTATTTTAAAGTTGGACGCCACGTGGATGCTATGAATGAATACAATAAGGCTCtggaaatagacaaacaaaatgtggaggCTTTGGTAGCTCGTGGAGCATT ATATGCAACAAAAGGAAGTCTGAACAAAGCTATAGAAGATTTTGAGCTTGCACTGGAAAACTGTCCAACTCACAGGAATGCAAGAAAGTACCTCTGCCAGACACTTGTAGAAAGAGGAGGGCA gttagaagaagaagaaaagtttttaaatgctgaaagtTACTATAAGAAAGCTTTGGCTTTGGATGAGACTTTTAAAGATGCAGAGGATGCTTTGCAGAAGCTTCATAAATATATGCAG AAATCTTTGGaattaagagaaaaacaagctgaaaaggaagaaaagcagaaaacaaagaaaatagaaacaagtgCAGAAAAGTTGCGTAAGCtcttaaaagaggagaaaag gctaaagaagaaaagaagaaaatcaacttCTTCCTCTTCAAGTGTTTCTTCTGCTGATGAATCAGTTTCTTCTTCatcatcctcttcctcttctggccACAAAAGGCATAAGAAACGTAAGAGGAACCGTTCAGAGTCTTCTCGAAGTTCCAAAAGGCATTCAGCTAAGGCATCCTCTAATCAGATAGATCAGAATAGGAAAGATGAGTACTTCCCAGTTCCAACCAATACTTCAGCATCTTTTCTTAACCAAAAACAAGAAGTGGAAAAATTACTGGAAAAGCAGGATAGGTTACCATAtcaaaagaaacaggtaaaagaGAAAGATAGATGCCCTCTCTCTTCATCTTCAGTTGAAATTCCGGATGATTTTGGAGGTAGGTCTGAAGATCCAAGAGATTTTTATGATAGCTGTAAAACTCAGGCAGGTAGTAGCAAAACAGAAAAGCCATATAAATCAGAAAGACATTTTTCCAGTAGAAGAGATTCCTCAGATTCCTTCTGTAGGAATTCAGAGGACAAGGTGAAAATTTATGGTTATAGGAGATTTGAAAAAGAcatagagggaagaaaagagcacTCTAGAAGGTGGGAACCAGGTTCCTTGAGGTATTCCACTTCACCAGCAAGCTCAGACTACTCTTGGAAGTcagttgaaaaatacaaaaagtacGCTTACTCTGGATCACGTGATTTCAGTAGACATGAGCAAAGACATcagttaaataaaaatcaaggaGAATATGAAAGAGAGGATAATTATGAGGAGGATATTAAAAAAGAGGTTCCAGAAGAAGATGGACTGAATATCAAAGAGCAATCAGAAagtggagttaaaaaaaatttacctcAAAATTTAGTCAATATATTTAATCAGATAGCtgcatttgagaaagaaaagggaaataagcCAAAAAATTAA